In Mycolicibacterium phocaicum, one DNA window encodes the following:
- a CDS encoding Na+/H+ antiporter subunit A: protein MLTVLYVHAIATVLAPLLVRRWGRRAFYPLALAPAGSLIWLASNWPGTGEQMLHIDWVPQLSMDITLRLDSLAAIMSVLVLGVGTLVLLYCAEYFHHADGHTENRLPSFAAELVAFSGAMFGLVCSDNTLLLYLFWELTTVLSFLLVGHYAERATSRRAATQALLVTTFGGLAMLTGIIMLGTLAGTYRLSDLVANAPTGTTSSVAVVLVLIGALSKSAIVPMHFWLPGAMAAPTPVSAYLHAAAMVKAGVYLIARMTPGFADHQPWRPTVVTLGLVTLLLAGWRAVREYDLKLILAFGTVSQLGLITVMVGAGGGDLMLAGLAMLCAHAMFKAALFMVVGIIDHATGTRDIRKLAWLGRRSPVLLGIAVAAAASMAGLPPFLGFVAKEADFETLWHSPTLGASAPFVLATVAFGSVFTTIYSLRFLYGAFARKGKAEPTIRVTEMHRPSLGFLIPPGILAVAGLGFGLLPNALDHAIADYTATMPGSTGYHLALWHGVNMPLLLSAVILGAGAAAFVLRHRLERFRVPYLPLGNADRMYDAAIRGADRFAVRLTAFTQRGSIPTTQAMILSTLAVLPVAVLLLGPRDQPDLKLWNSPLQVVVGLIVLAAAISATVMRNRLAAVLVVGVTGYGCGTLYVFYGAPDLALTQFLVETLTLVVFLLVLRTLPAESDATHMKRHRLPRALLATAVGASVTALAVYAMAARRTRPLAELLPDAAYYRGHGANTVNVLLVDIRAWDTLGEISVLLVAATGVASMVFRHRRFGSAPRVPKDHRPTPDITWLRGSDLRDPRHRSLVLEVATRMIFPLIMVLSVYFFFAGHNTPGGGFAGGLTAGLALVLRYLAGGRYELGETLPLDAGKILGAGLALSAGTATASLLLGAPVLSSAVVKFTLPLLGSVKVVTALFFDLGVYLIVVGLVLDILRSLGAKVDEELYAPREAATR, encoded by the coding sequence ATGCTCACCGTTCTGTACGTACACGCGATCGCCACCGTTCTCGCTCCCCTGTTGGTACGACGCTGGGGACGGCGGGCGTTCTATCCGCTCGCGCTGGCGCCCGCGGGCTCACTGATCTGGCTGGCGTCGAACTGGCCGGGGACCGGCGAGCAGATGCTGCACATCGACTGGGTGCCGCAACTGTCCATGGACATCACGCTGCGGCTGGATTCGCTGGCGGCGATCATGTCGGTGCTGGTGCTGGGCGTCGGCACCCTCGTGCTGCTGTACTGCGCCGAGTACTTCCACCACGCCGACGGGCACACCGAGAACCGGCTGCCCAGCTTCGCCGCCGAGCTCGTCGCGTTCTCGGGCGCCATGTTCGGACTGGTCTGCAGCGACAACACGCTGCTGCTGTATCTGTTCTGGGAGCTGACGACCGTGCTGTCGTTCCTGCTCGTCGGCCACTACGCCGAACGTGCAACGAGCCGGCGCGCCGCCACCCAGGCGCTGCTGGTCACCACGTTCGGCGGCCTGGCGATGCTGACCGGCATCATCATGCTGGGCACGCTGGCCGGCACCTACCGGCTGTCCGATCTCGTCGCCAACGCGCCGACCGGTACCACCTCGTCAGTCGCCGTCGTGCTGGTCCTCATCGGCGCACTGTCCAAGTCGGCTATCGTGCCGATGCACTTCTGGCTGCCGGGTGCCATGGCGGCGCCGACACCCGTCAGCGCCTACCTGCACGCCGCGGCCATGGTGAAGGCCGGTGTGTACCTGATCGCCCGCATGACACCCGGTTTCGCCGACCACCAGCCGTGGCGGCCGACGGTCGTGACGCTGGGTCTGGTGACGCTGCTGCTGGCCGGCTGGCGCGCCGTCCGGGAGTATGACCTCAAACTGATCCTGGCCTTCGGCACCGTCAGCCAGCTCGGGCTGATCACGGTGATGGTCGGCGCCGGCGGCGGCGATCTGATGCTGGCCGGGCTCGCCATGCTGTGCGCGCACGCCATGTTCAAGGCCGCGCTGTTCATGGTCGTCGGGATCATCGACCACGCCACGGGCACCCGCGACATCCGGAAACTGGCGTGGCTCGGCCGGCGCAGCCCCGTGCTGCTGGGCATCGCCGTCGCCGCGGCCGCCAGCATGGCCGGGCTGCCGCCGTTCCTCGGCTTCGTCGCGAAGGAGGCCGACTTCGAAACCCTGTGGCACAGCCCGACGTTGGGCGCATCGGCACCGTTCGTACTCGCGACCGTGGCGTTCGGGTCGGTGTTCACCACCATCTACAGCCTGCGGTTCCTCTACGGCGCGTTCGCCCGAAAAGGCAAGGCCGAGCCGACCATTCGCGTCACCGAGATGCACCGTCCCAGCCTCGGCTTCCTCATCCCGCCGGGCATCCTGGCCGTCGCCGGGCTCGGCTTCGGGCTGTTGCCGAACGCGCTGGACCACGCCATCGCCGACTACACCGCGACCATGCCGGGCAGCACCGGGTACCACCTGGCGCTGTGGCACGGCGTCAACATGCCGCTGCTGTTGTCGGCCGTGATCCTCGGAGCCGGCGCGGCGGCATTCGTGCTGCGGCACCGCCTCGAACGCTTCCGGGTGCCCTATCTGCCGCTGGGCAACGCCGACCGGATGTACGACGCGGCCATCCGCGGCGCGGACCGCTTCGCCGTGCGGCTGACGGCGTTCACCCAGCGCGGCTCGATCCCGACAACGCAGGCGATGATCCTGTCCACCCTCGCCGTGCTGCCCGTCGCGGTGCTGCTGCTGGGCCCGCGCGACCAGCCCGACCTGAAGTTGTGGAACTCGCCGCTACAGGTGGTGGTCGGGCTCATCGTGCTGGCGGCGGCGATCAGCGCGACCGTGATGCGCAACCGCCTGGCGGCGGTGCTGGTCGTCGGTGTCACCGGCTACGGGTGTGGCACGCTCTACGTCTTCTACGGGGCGCCGGACCTGGCGTTGACCCAATTCCTGGTCGAGACACTGACTTTGGTGGTCTTCCTGCTGGTGCTGCGCACCCTGCCCGCCGAATCCGACGCCACCCACATGAAGCGGCACCGGCTCCCCCGCGCCCTGCTGGCCACCGCTGTCGGCGCGTCGGTGACGGCACTGGCCGTGTACGCCATGGCCGCCCGCAGGACCCGGCCGCTGGCCGAGCTGCTGCCCGACGCGGCGTACTACCGCGGGCACGGCGCCAACACCGTCAACGTGCTGCTGGTGGACATCCGGGCCTGGGACACTCTCGGAGAGATCTCGGTGCTGCTGGTCGCCGCGACCGGCGTGGCGTCGATGGTGTTCCGGCACAGGCGTTTCGGCTCGGCACCCCGGGTACCGAAGGACCACCGGCCCACCCCCGACATCACCTGGCTGCGGGGCAGCGACCTGCGCGATCCGCGGCACCGCTCCCTGGTGCTCGAGGTGGCGACCCGCATGATCTTCCCGCTCATCATGGTGCTGTCGGTGTACTTCTTCTTCGCCGGACACAACACTCCCGGCGGCGGTTTCGCCGGTGGCCTGACGGCGGGTCTGGCGCTGGTACTGCGGTACCTGGCCGGCGGCCGTTACGAATTGGGCGAGACGCTGCCGCTGGACGCCGGCAAGATTCTGGGTGCCGGCCTGGCGCTGTCGGCCGGGACGGCGACGGCCTCGCTGCTGCTGGGTGCCCCGGTGCTGTCCAGCGCGGTGGTGAAATTCACGCTGCCCCTGCTGGGTTCGGTGAAGGTGGTGACGGCGCTGTTCTTCGACCTCGGCGTGTACCTCATCGTCGTGGGCCTGGTGCTGGACATCCTGCGGAGCCTCGGCGCCAAGGTCGACGAAGAGTTGTACGCACCACGTGAGGCGGCCACCCGATGA
- a CDS encoding VWA domain-containing protein: protein MSLPGIGSVSLSGFAHPWLLLTALLPIALVAAYLAAQRNRASRLRSYAGDQPRTDVVPLQPTRWRHLPMVFSVAALLSLTVALAAPTHEIKTPRNRAVIMLVMDVSRSMEADDVSPSRLAAAKDAAKQFAKKLTPGVNLGLVTFSGNTNLLVSPTPDHNATITALDHLTVDDGTATGDGIFAALRAISTLADVLGGSGNTDKPPKRIVLLSDGAENRPGNPDSPHGAYTAARTSKESDTPISTIAFGTKGGKIKVDNQSVNVPVNDTTMKRVAELSGGQMYTAAKIEDLNKSYDAIQQQIGYEIIRGPGGTAWLRLGVFALTCAVISALVINRRLPT from the coding sequence ATGAGTCTTCCGGGAATCGGATCGGTGTCGTTGTCGGGCTTCGCGCACCCCTGGCTGCTCCTGACCGCACTGCTGCCCATCGCGTTGGTGGCCGCCTATCTCGCGGCACAACGCAACCGCGCGAGTCGGCTGCGCAGCTACGCCGGCGACCAGCCGCGCACCGACGTCGTACCGCTGCAGCCGACGCGCTGGCGGCACCTCCCGATGGTGTTCTCGGTGGCCGCGCTGCTGTCGCTGACCGTCGCGCTCGCCGCGCCCACCCACGAGATCAAGACCCCGCGCAATCGCGCGGTGATCATGCTCGTGATGGACGTCTCCCGGTCCATGGAGGCCGACGACGTCTCCCCGAGCCGGCTGGCCGCGGCGAAGGACGCCGCCAAGCAGTTCGCGAAGAAGCTGACGCCCGGCGTGAACCTCGGCCTGGTCACGTTCTCCGGAAACACCAACCTGCTGGTGTCGCCCACGCCGGACCACAACGCCACCATCACCGCGCTGGACCACCTCACCGTCGACGACGGCACCGCGACCGGCGACGGCATCTTCGCGGCCCTGCGCGCGATCTCGACCCTGGCCGACGTGCTCGGTGGCAGTGGCAACACCGACAAGCCGCCGAAACGCATCGTGTTGCTGTCCGACGGCGCGGAGAACCGGCCCGGCAACCCGGACAGCCCGCACGGCGCCTACACCGCGGCGCGGACCTCCAAGGAGTCGGACACCCCGATCTCGACCATCGCGTTCGGGACCAAGGGCGGCAAGATCAAGGTCGACAACCAGAGCGTCAACGTCCCGGTCAACGACACCACGATGAAGCGGGTCGCCGAGCTGTCCGGCGGGCAGATGTACACGGCGGCCAAGATCGAGGACCTCAACAAGAGCTACGACGCCATCCAGCAGCAGATCGGCTACGAGATCATCCGCGGCCCCGGTGGTACCGCATGGCTGCGTCTCGGCGTGTTCGCGCTGACCTGTGCGGTGATCTCCGCGCTGGTGATCAACCGGCGGCTGCCGACATAG
- a CDS encoding SRPBCC family protein → MDNEIRVVSASRDIAAPAAEIFELIADPAQQPRWDGNDNLAEASVGQRVHAVGDVFVMGLTIGATRENHVVEFVEGRRIAWKPSEPGLPQPGHLWRWELEPIDDGHTRVTHTYDWTALTDEKRLNRARQTSADWLQASLARLAALAEEQ, encoded by the coding sequence GTGGACAACGAAATTCGGGTCGTCAGTGCCAGTCGTGACATCGCCGCACCGGCGGCCGAGATCTTCGAGCTGATCGCCGACCCCGCACAGCAGCCGCGCTGGGACGGCAACGACAACCTGGCGGAGGCGTCCGTCGGCCAGCGCGTGCACGCCGTAGGTGACGTGTTCGTCATGGGCCTGACCATCGGCGCGACGCGAGAGAACCATGTCGTCGAATTCGTCGAGGGCCGGCGCATCGCGTGGAAGCCGTCCGAGCCCGGACTGCCGCAGCCGGGGCACCTGTGGCGCTGGGAGCTCGAGCCCATCGACGACGGGCACACCCGCGTCACCCACACCTACGACTGGACCGCACTGACCGACGAGAAGCGGCTGAACCGGGCCAGGCAGACCTCCGCCGACTGGCTGCAGGCCTCACTGGCCCGGCTCGCCGCGCTCGCCGAGGAGCAGTGA
- a CDS encoding LGFP repeat-containing protein: MACSQTKDIGSTASSAASSGASAASSVASSGASAASSAASSASSAASSAMAGPPSSINAPGVGEVQLDGPVADAYQKAGGEAALGLPTAQPQKVGDGTVQAFAKGTIFSSPTTGAHLVQGEILREYTEKGGAGGELGFPTTDEAQTAGGPDAPKGGWISEFQRGTITWLNQGDGTFKAAISPKP; encoded by the coding sequence ATGGCCTGCTCCCAAACCAAGGACATCGGTTCCACCGCGTCGTCGGCAGCCAGCTCGGGCGCCAGTGCCGCCTCATCGGTTGCCAGCTCGGGAGCCAGCGCCGCATCGTCCGCCGCCAGTTCCGCGTCGAGCGCCGCTTCGTCGGCCATGGCCGGCCCGCCCTCGTCCATCAACGCACCGGGCGTCGGCGAGGTACAACTCGACGGCCCCGTTGCCGACGCCTACCAGAAAGCCGGCGGCGAGGCCGCCCTCGGCCTACCGACCGCTCAGCCCCAGAAGGTCGGCGACGGCACGGTGCAGGCCTTCGCGAAAGGCACCATCTTCAGCTCGCCGACGACGGGCGCCCATCTCGTGCAGGGTGAGATTCTGCGCGAGTACACCGAAAAGGGTGGCGCCGGAGGCGAATTGGGCTTCCCGACCACTGACGAAGCCCAGACCGCCGGCGGACCGGACGCGCCCAAGGGCGGCTGGATCAGCGAGTTCCAGAGGGGCACCATCACCTGGCTGAACCAGGGTGACGGCACCTTCAAGGCCGCCATCTCCCCCAAGCCGTAG
- a CDS encoding S53 family peptidase has protein sequence MAVGLTALASAGPPVERGGRLALTGPLAHLLSASADLGPSAAAHVELTAALTRAARPDGLIQWARAAGLSVQWRPGDDWATVEGDASAMARALRVDVRDYRGRRGQTFYAATSQPELPPALVPELSGFGRLLGYTPFRESRPLIMPRDVPAGGLTAQDLRRSYNVFPLSDQGYTGKGRTIVIFGFDGFDQSDLDMFADLSQLPRFTPIVVGDMPSERTGETTMDLQMAHAIAPDAQTVYVNARPTVSGDGAYRKIGEMMADADRRFPGAEWSLSIGWGCDKMLTAADLAPVRSALARAHRSGTTAFDASGDLAGLECKGGQDWSAPPSIDDIGLDSVASVPEMTAVGGTTLSTDEHGQWLGEQAWFDVPLTHGSGGGVSVLFDRPAWQRGVPSDRGRNKRLVPDVSAVADFFTGARMVFHGETVLAGGTSMSAPIWAGMAAVIDQYLLDHGGRLLGDLNPLLYRVQRAGRLPAFHDVTVGGNAIAMAGPGFDSVTGLGTPDIDKLARSLLVAQGTTG, from the coding sequence GTGGCAGTCGGGCTGACGGCGCTGGCGTCCGCCGGCCCGCCTGTTGAACGGGGTGGCCGGCTGGCCCTGACCGGTCCGCTGGCCCATCTGCTCTCGGCTTCGGCCGATCTCGGCCCGTCGGCAGCAGCCCACGTCGAACTGACCGCTGCGCTGACACGTGCCGCCCGGCCCGATGGGCTCATCCAATGGGCAAGGGCCGCAGGGCTTTCGGTGCAGTGGCGGCCCGGCGACGACTGGGCCACCGTTGAAGGCGACGCCAGTGCCATGGCGCGGGCGTTGCGTGTGGATGTCCGCGACTACCGCGGACGCCGCGGGCAGACCTTCTATGCCGCGACCAGCCAACCCGAGCTGCCGCCGGCGCTCGTGCCCGAGTTGAGCGGATTCGGCAGGCTCCTCGGGTATACACCGTTCCGGGAGTCGCGGCCGCTGATCATGCCGCGCGACGTCCCCGCCGGCGGTCTCACGGCCCAGGATCTGCGCCGCTCCTACAACGTCTTTCCGCTGTCCGATCAGGGCTACACCGGCAAGGGACGCACCATCGTCATCTTCGGTTTCGACGGCTTCGATCAATCCGATCTCGACATGTTCGCCGACCTGAGCCAATTGCCGCGCTTCACTCCCATCGTGGTGGGGGACATGCCGTCCGAGCGCACCGGCGAGACCACGATGGATCTCCAGATGGCGCACGCCATCGCCCCCGACGCCCAGACCGTGTACGTCAATGCCCGGCCGACCGTGTCCGGCGACGGCGCCTACCGCAAGATCGGCGAGATGATGGCCGACGCCGATCGGCGCTTCCCCGGCGCCGAGTGGAGCCTGTCCATCGGTTGGGGCTGCGACAAGATGCTCACCGCTGCCGATCTGGCGCCCGTGCGTTCGGCGCTGGCGCGGGCGCACCGCAGCGGCACCACCGCCTTCGACGCCAGTGGCGATCTCGCCGGGCTGGAATGCAAAGGCGGGCAGGACTGGTCGGCCCCACCGAGCATCGACGACATCGGACTGGACTCGGTGGCATCGGTACCCGAGATGACGGCCGTCGGCGGCACCACGCTGTCCACCGATGAGCATGGCCAATGGCTCGGCGAGCAGGCCTGGTTCGACGTGCCCCTCACCCACGGCAGTGGCGGCGGGGTATCGGTTCTGTTCGACCGCCCGGCCTGGCAACGGGGTGTGCCGTCCGACCGCGGCCGCAACAAGCGGCTCGTCCCCGACGTCTCCGCGGTCGCGGATTTCTTCACCGGGGCCCGCATGGTCTTCCACGGCGAAACCGTGCTGGCCGGAGGCACGTCCATGTCCGCGCCGATCTGGGCCGGGATGGCGGCGGTGATCGACCAGTACCTGCTCGATCACGGCGGGCGCCTGCTCGGCGACCTGAACCCGCTGCTGTACCGCGTGCAGCGGGCCGGACGGCTCCCGGCGTTCCACGACGTCACCGTGGGCGGTAACGCGATAGCGATGGCCGGCCCCGGCTTCGACTCCGTCACCGGCCTGGGCACACCCGATATCGACAAACTGGCGCGCAGCCTCCTGGTGGCGCAGGGGACAACCGGATGA
- a CDS encoding zinc ribbon domain-containing protein: MSGIGLVSTLFPELSAHGRRSFRIAVAAFVAWLVAAAALRLPGLFIATVAVGIPLLFVLYARALDYRGPAKLRLLVSTGLGIAFGVAFAFGSGAVVARAYGVPLESGVAAVHLRTVEAGLSAVEALLVIAPALLLRVFSPGDRKALYGYVIGATGALGATAATTTVRMFAQLDSGLVDHDQPLSDFLIEAVIRGITMPITAAAAAGMLGAALWFRPRGRRIWWRVLLIAVVPVLAHVWLGDEDSAGISQWAKMAWHVGFAVLGVLLLRLVLQLALRNEDADDAQRDVRVLSAPRLVATWTAVVVVLALGLVGIAAATTQPTARYQCPPNCGHPLMGKPVVINPRFTAPDGAFSVSYPAPGTAYSVTMNDTGVTAQYTGGTGGVMRLWGEPAQGRDAKDITTALLLDAFPDSRVAYEIPNALVGYRPGYGVAADDWPDGQNVVASRTRILIMVAVKDDLALVAAAAGPFSEFGPGSGPPTGASLELAADMGKYVNSFRWRGDPPR; encoded by the coding sequence ATGAGCGGCATCGGATTGGTGAGCACGCTGTTCCCTGAGCTTTCGGCCCACGGCCGTCGGTCCTTCCGGATCGCCGTGGCCGCCTTCGTCGCCTGGCTCGTGGCCGCGGCGGCGCTACGTCTCCCCGGCCTCTTCATCGCGACTGTGGCCGTGGGGATTCCGCTGCTTTTCGTGCTGTACGCCCGAGCACTGGATTACCGGGGCCCGGCGAAGCTCCGGCTGCTCGTCAGCACCGGCCTGGGCATCGCTTTCGGCGTGGCCTTCGCCTTCGGGTCCGGTGCGGTGGTCGCGCGCGCCTACGGCGTCCCGCTCGAAAGTGGTGTTGCCGCAGTGCATCTGCGGACCGTCGAGGCCGGCCTGTCGGCGGTGGAGGCGCTGTTGGTGATAGCGCCCGCGCTGCTTCTCCGGGTGTTCAGCCCAGGCGACCGAAAGGCGTTGTACGGCTATGTGATCGGCGCCACCGGCGCGCTCGGTGCAACGGCCGCGACCACGACCGTCCGGATGTTCGCCCAGCTCGATTCGGGGCTGGTCGACCACGATCAACCGCTGTCTGATTTCCTCATCGAAGCCGTGATCCGTGGCATCACCATGCCCATCACCGCGGCCGCCGCTGCCGGAATGCTCGGTGCCGCACTGTGGTTCCGGCCCCGCGGCCGGCGCATCTGGTGGCGCGTCTTGCTGATCGCCGTCGTGCCGGTGCTGGCGCACGTGTGGCTCGGTGACGAGGATTCGGCCGGCATCTCGCAGTGGGCGAAGATGGCGTGGCATGTCGGATTCGCGGTGCTGGGGGTGCTGCTGCTCCGCCTGGTCCTGCAATTGGCGCTGCGGAACGAGGATGCCGACGACGCGCAACGCGACGTACGTGTGCTGTCCGCGCCGCGACTGGTCGCGACGTGGACCGCGGTGGTCGTGGTGCTGGCCCTCGGATTGGTCGGAATCGCCGCTGCCACAACCCAACCGACGGCGCGGTATCAGTGCCCGCCCAATTGCGGGCACCCGCTGATGGGCAAGCCCGTGGTGATCAACCCCAGGTTCACCGCGCCCGACGGCGCTTTCAGCGTCTCCTATCCGGCGCCGGGTACCGCGTACTCGGTGACGATGAACGACACCGGCGTGACGGCCCAGTACACCGGTGGCACCGGCGGGGTCATGCGGCTGTGGGGGGAGCCGGCGCAGGGCCGGGACGCCAAGGACATCACGACGGCATTGCTGCTGGATGCATTCCCGGATTCCCGCGTGGCCTACGAGATACCCAACGCATTGGTGGGATATCGCCCGGGCTACGGCGTCGCTGCCGATGACTGGCCGGACGGGCAGAACGTCGTCGCCTCGCGGACCCGCATCCTGATCATGGTGGCGGTGAAGGACGATCTGGCGCTCGTCGCCGCGGCGGCGGGGCCGTTCAGCGAATTCGGGCCCGGTTCCGGCCCGCCGACCGGGGCCAGCCTGGAGCTGGCCGCGGATATGGGCAAGTACGTCAACAGCTTCCGGTGGCGGGGAGACCCGCCGCGCTGA
- a CDS encoding NAD(P)/FAD-dependent oxidoreductase, which yields MNQPVPHNHVAIVVTGPGALAAAVRLHQAGIDDVVLIDQDTDDVTALHWQADRQRWLVTTANDERTATHIVVDTDALADRLFGTEGMSMAESWDGEPVAYLGTSVHGFPNCYLVHGPNIGLRHNSVEQMRESQADYVAAAVAYARDFGFAAVEPTPAAQQNYANFRPRGTADFRRRITRFTPRDHLVQRPVRASAAVSAAGLPATGSC from the coding sequence ATGAACCAGCCCGTCCCCCACAACCACGTCGCGATCGTGGTCACCGGCCCGGGTGCCCTTGCGGCGGCGGTTCGGCTGCACCAGGCCGGGATTGACGACGTCGTGCTGATCGATCAGGACACCGACGATGTGACGGCGCTGCACTGGCAGGCGGACCGGCAGCGCTGGCTCGTCACGACCGCGAATGACGAACGGACGGCAACCCACATCGTCGTCGACACCGACGCGCTGGCCGACCGGTTGTTCGGCACCGAGGGCATGTCCATGGCCGAAAGCTGGGACGGCGAGCCCGTCGCCTATCTGGGGACGTCGGTCCACGGCTTCCCCAACTGCTACCTGGTGCACGGCCCGAACATCGGGCTGCGACACAACTCGGTCGAGCAGATGCGAGAGTCCCAGGCGGACTACGTCGCCGCCGCGGTGGCGTACGCCCGCGACTTCGGCTTCGCGGCGGTCGAACCGACGCCGGCGGCCCAACAGAACTACGCCAACTTCCGTCCGCGCGGCACTGCCGACTTCCGCCGTCGCATAACCCGCTTCACCCCGCGGGATCATCTGGTCCAGCGGCCGGTGCGCGCGTCGGCGGCCGTCAGCGCGGCGGGTCTCCCCGCCACCGGAAGCTGTTGA
- a CDS encoding NADH:flavin oxidoreductase/NADH oxidase family protein, giving the protein MSPTLFTPFTLASGQTLRNRIAKAAMEEGLAGPGQAPDDRLIALYHRWGVGGAGVLITGNVMVHAEALTGPGGVVLDANSPLEPFVKWAKAGKAGGTKMWMQISHPGRQVNANMPGVVWGPSDVAVDVGKHSKRFGRPSAMTPQQIGATIQRFVTTAARAEEAGFDGVEVHAAHGYLLSQFLSPLVNTRTDEWGGSLENRARLLLEIVRQIRLAVSPEFAVAVKLNSADFQRGGFDADDALRVIEMLAPLGVDVVELSGGSYESPAMTGRAADSRTAAREAYFLELAAELAKTSPIPLMLTGGITRQDTANTLLANGIDIVGMGTAIAVTPDLPNRWSRGEEATRRLKPVTWSDKTLASAASMALVRYQMRQITQGLEPTARAHPLYALIVDQRVQRKALARYRKWLPTQPSDLKSPIALEDHR; this is encoded by the coding sequence ATGTCTCCCACACTCTTCACCCCCTTCACCCTCGCATCCGGTCAGACGCTCCGAAACCGCATCGCCAAAGCCGCGATGGAGGAAGGTCTCGCCGGCCCCGGCCAGGCGCCCGACGATCGGCTCATCGCGCTGTACCACCGCTGGGGCGTCGGCGGCGCGGGCGTCCTGATCACCGGCAACGTCATGGTCCACGCCGAGGCTCTCACCGGTCCGGGTGGCGTCGTCCTCGATGCGAACTCGCCGCTCGAGCCGTTCGTGAAGTGGGCCAAGGCCGGCAAAGCAGGCGGCACGAAGATGTGGATGCAGATCAGCCACCCCGGCCGCCAGGTCAACGCCAACATGCCGGGCGTGGTGTGGGGCCCGTCGGACGTCGCGGTGGATGTCGGCAAGCACAGCAAGCGGTTCGGCCGGCCGAGCGCCATGACGCCGCAGCAGATCGGCGCCACCATCCAGCGGTTCGTCACCACCGCGGCGCGCGCCGAGGAAGCCGGCTTCGACGGCGTCGAGGTACACGCCGCGCACGGCTACCTGCTGTCGCAGTTTCTGTCGCCGTTGGTCAACACCCGCACCGACGAGTGGGGTGGGTCGCTGGAGAACCGCGCCCGCCTGCTGCTCGAGATCGTCCGCCAGATCCGGCTGGCCGTCAGCCCGGAGTTCGCGGTCGCCGTCAAGCTGAACTCGGCGGACTTCCAGCGCGGCGGCTTCGACGCCGACGATGCCCTGCGCGTCATCGAGATGCTCGCGCCGCTCGGCGTCGACGTCGTCGAACTGTCCGGTGGCAGCTACGAGAGCCCGGCCATGACCGGGCGCGCTGCGGACAGTCGCACCGCGGCCCGCGAGGCGTACTTCCTGGAGCTGGCCGCAGAACTCGCCAAGACCAGCCCCATCCCGCTGATGCTCACGGGCGGCATCACCCGGCAGGACACCGCGAACACCTTGCTGGCCAACGGTATCGACATCGTCGGTATGGGTACTGCCATCGCCGTCACCCCGGACCTGCCCAACCGCTGGAGCCGCGGCGAGGAAGCCACCCGGCGCCTCAAGCCGGTGACGTGGTCGGACAAGACGCTGGCGTCGGCGGCGAGCATGGCACTGGTCCGCTACCAGATGCGGCAGATCACGCAAGGCCTCGAGCCGACGGCCCGCGCGCATCCGCTGTACGCCCTCATCGTCGATCAACGGGTTCAGCGCAAAGCCCTTGCGCGCTACCGCAAGTGGCTGCCGACGCAGCCGTCCGACCTGAAGTCTCCCATCGCACTCGAGGACCACCGATGA
- a CDS encoding TetR/AcrR family transcriptional regulator has product MTSKAVSKPGYHHGDLRTALVQSALALLEEEGAAALSMRAVARHAGVTAAAPYRHYQDRDALMSAVAAVGYRELAADLVAVSPSPSTADEIADVAIAYVQFALRRPALFRAMFSEQCDAGSPERVDAVAAISAYLKANIARVFPDADADALSDAVWALVHGLAFLFLDGKFDSTDSGELERRVRSAVQAVVGLAG; this is encoded by the coding sequence ATGACGTCGAAAGCGGTGTCGAAGCCGGGGTACCACCACGGCGATCTGCGGACCGCCCTGGTGCAGTCGGCGCTGGCGCTGCTGGAAGAGGAGGGCGCCGCGGCGCTCTCGATGCGCGCCGTCGCCCGCCACGCCGGGGTCACCGCCGCCGCGCCCTACCGGCACTACCAGGACCGGGACGCGCTGATGTCAGCCGTCGCGGCCGTCGGCTATCGCGAACTGGCCGCGGACCTGGTGGCCGTCAGCCCGTCCCCGTCGACGGCCGACGAGATCGCCGACGTCGCCATCGCCTACGTTCAGTTCGCGCTGCGGCGTCCCGCGCTGTTCCGCGCCATGTTCAGTGAGCAGTGCGATGCCGGGAGTCCCGAGCGGGTCGACGCGGTCGCGGCGATCTCGGCCTATCTCAAGGCGAACATCGCGCGGGTGTTCCCGGATGCCGATGCCGATGCGTTGAGCGACGCCGTCTGGGCGCTCGTGCATGGACTGGCGTTCCTGTTCCTGGACGGCAAGTTCGACAGCACCGACTCCGGTGAGCTGGAACGGCGCGTCCGGTCCGCGGTGCAGGCCGTCGTGGGTTTGGCTGGTTAG
- a CDS encoding type II toxin-antitoxin system ParD family antitoxin, protein MGRNTSFSLDEHYSAFIETEVASGRYRSASDVVRSALRLLEDRETRLRALRQALVDGERSGESTEFDFDEFVSRKRAEGSHRQ, encoded by the coding sequence GTGGGCAGGAACACCTCATTCAGTCTCGATGAGCACTACAGCGCGTTCATCGAGACTGAAGTCGCGTCCGGTCGTTATCGATCGGCCAGTGACGTAGTGCGATCCGCATTGCGACTGCTCGAGGATCGGGAGACTCGACTGAGGGCGTTGCGCCAGGCCCTTGTGGATGGTGAACGTAGCGGTGAATCAACAGAATTCGACTTTGATGAGTTCGTATCGCGCAAACGGGCCGAGGGTTCCCATCGTCAGTGA